In a single window of the Candidatus Flexicrinis proximus genome:
- a CDS encoding ABC transporter permease, with amino-acid sequence MKGYRDYFLRKLGWFVLTVIVAFTLNFILPRLMPGDPVAAIAARMAQGISNATGVQAVYEQYTELFGTNKPILEQYAIYIQNVVRGDFGFSISQYPRTVADVIKSSIGWTIALQLPAIIVGWILGNTLGALAAYLRKGFDKALLPASIFLSNFPAFGMAIVLLGIFAVNLRWFPTSGGYSFDMVPSLSWEFMWSVIVHYQLPFWSIVLITIGGQAIGMRSMAIYELNADYVKYARFLGIKDRKIIRYVFRNAMLPQITGLALSIGTMVSGALFAEIIFSYPGLGNTILTAVRGGDYPLISAATLIITFMSLIAFFVLEIVYGLIDPRIKAAQSE; translated from the coding sequence TTGAAAGGTTACCGAGATTATTTCCTTAGGAAACTGGGCTGGTTTGTTCTCACTGTCATCGTAGCGTTCACGCTCAACTTTATCCTGCCTCGGCTGATGCCGGGCGATCCGGTGGCGGCAATCGCAGCACGGATGGCGCAGGGTATATCAAATGCCACGGGCGTTCAGGCCGTATACGAGCAGTACACCGAGCTGTTCGGCACCAACAAACCGATACTGGAGCAGTACGCGATCTACATCCAGAATGTGGTCCGCGGCGACTTCGGCTTCTCGATCAGCCAGTACCCGCGAACGGTTGCAGATGTGATCAAGTCCTCGATCGGGTGGACGATTGCGCTGCAACTTCCTGCGATCATCGTCGGTTGGATCCTGGGGAATACGCTGGGTGCTTTGGCGGCTTACCTGAGGAAGGGTTTTGACAAAGCGCTGTTGCCGGCCAGCATCTTCCTGAGTAATTTTCCAGCGTTTGGCATGGCGATCGTGCTGCTGGGGATTTTTGCCGTCAACCTGAGGTGGTTTCCCACGTCGGGCGGCTACAGCTTCGACATGGTCCCGTCGCTGAGCTGGGAGTTTATGTGGTCGGTCATTGTGCATTACCAGCTGCCGTTCTGGTCGATCGTGCTGATCACGATTGGCGGTCAGGCGATCGGGATGCGCTCCATGGCGATCTACGAGCTGAACGCAGATTACGTCAAGTATGCGCGCTTCCTGGGGATCAAAGACCGCAAGATCATCCGGTACGTGTTCAGAAACGCGATGCTGCCCCAAATCACGGGCCTGGCGCTGTCGATCGGGACGATGGTGAGCGGGGCGCTGTTTGCTGAGATCATCTTCAGTTATCCGGGGCTGGGCAATACCATCCTGACCGCGGTGCGAGGGGGAGACTACCCGTTGATTTCGGCCGCGACCCTAATTATTACCTTCATGTCGCTGATCGCGTTCTTTGTGCTCGAAATTGTGTACGGGCTCATTGATCCGCGCATCAAAGCCGCACAATCCGAATAG
- a CDS encoding ABC transporter ATP-binding protein produces the protein MNHDSIILSGKGVTKVFGFGANKTVAVDHVDFSFRKGEVVSIVGESGSGKTTLAKILLGLTAATEGEIYFEGELRDIRRHKQKREYWKNIQAIFQDPFSSYNIFRKIDAVLLDCIRMRGGNRLSYDEKLVMMREACSFVNLKFDELTNKYPFELSGGQQQRLMIARIFLLKPKILLADEPTSMIDACSRATILDMLMNLRTEIGMTPIFITHDIGLAYYMSDTVYIMEHGKFVESGTADAVILNPKQPYTKRLLSDVPKLHEEWDLTTV, from the coding sequence ATGAATCATGATTCGATCATACTCAGTGGCAAAGGGGTCACCAAGGTCTTCGGGTTCGGCGCCAACAAGACGGTCGCCGTCGATCACGTAGACTTCAGTTTCAGAAAAGGCGAAGTTGTTTCGATCGTCGGCGAGTCGGGTAGCGGAAAGACCACGCTGGCGAAGATATTGCTCGGGCTCACTGCCGCCACCGAAGGCGAAATCTACTTTGAGGGAGAGCTGCGCGACATCCGGCGCCACAAGCAGAAGCGGGAATACTGGAAGAACATCCAGGCGATTTTCCAGGACCCGTTCTCCTCATACAACATCTTCAGGAAGATCGATGCCGTGCTGCTGGACTGTATCCGGATGCGCGGCGGCAATAGGCTGTCGTACGACGAGAAGCTGGTGATGATGCGGGAGGCCTGCAGCTTCGTCAATCTGAAGTTCGACGAGCTGACCAACAAGTATCCCTTTGAGCTTTCCGGTGGACAGCAGCAGCGCCTGATGATTGCGCGAATCTTCCTGCTGAAGCCGAAAATCCTGCTGGCTGACGAGCCGACTTCGATGATAGATGCCTGTTCGCGGGCGACGATTCTGGACATGCTGATGAATCTGCGGACCGAGATTGGCATGACGCCGATCTTCATCACGCACGACATCGGGCTGGCCTACTACATGTCGGATACCGTCTACATTATGGAACACGGCAAGTTCGTTGAAAGCGGAACGGCCGATGCGGTGATTCTGAACCCGAAACAGCCTTATACTAAACGCCTGCTCAGCGATGTTCCAAAACTTCACGAAGAATGGGACCTTACAACGGTGTAG
- a CDS encoding ABC transporter ATP-binding protein, which produces MSNVVLEVNELTTKYITRFRENIYAVDHVSLKVLEGRSLGIAGESGCGKSTLALSLMGYYFPPLYYSSGEIIVNGLNISGMDADDVRKTILGSEISYIPQAAMNALNPTQRVIHFIEDVVQAHHPNISKKEIYEMARERFELLGLPREVLQKYPVELSGGMKQRTVIATSVILSPKVLIADEPSSALDVTSQKMVIKMVLDLMEKGIIKSLVFITHELPLLYNVTDDIMVMYAGQVVEIGSADQTVFDPIHPYARALMGSIIVPEKGVRNAKLTAIPGTPPNLKNPPSGCRFAERCKYVRPECRTTSVSLRDVGGGRAYRCIIPEAELREIYKNES; this is translated from the coding sequence ATGTCAAATGTCGTACTTGAAGTCAATGAACTGACGACGAAGTACATCACCCGGTTCCGGGAGAATATTTACGCTGTCGATCACGTCTCCCTGAAAGTCCTGGAAGGACGATCGCTGGGGATCGCCGGAGAATCCGGCTGCGGCAAGTCGACGCTGGCACTGAGTCTGATGGGGTATTACTTTCCGCCCCTGTACTACTCCAGCGGGGAGATCATCGTCAACGGGCTGAACATCTCAGGGATGGACGCGGATGATGTCCGCAAGACGATCCTGGGAAGCGAGATTTCGTACATCCCACAGGCGGCGATGAATGCACTCAACCCGACGCAGCGGGTGATCCACTTCATCGAGGACGTGGTGCAAGCCCACCACCCGAATATCTCTAAGAAAGAGATTTACGAGATGGCCCGCGAGCGGTTCGAACTGCTGGGCCTGCCGCGGGAAGTGCTGCAGAAGTACCCGGTCGAGCTGTCGGGTGGGATGAAACAGCGTACCGTGATCGCGACGTCCGTTATCCTTTCCCCGAAAGTGCTGATCGCGGATGAGCCATCCAGCGCACTGGATGTGACCTCGCAGAAGATGGTCATCAAGATGGTGCTGGACCTGATGGAAAAGGGGATCATCAAGTCGCTGGTGTTCATCACGCATGAACTGCCGCTGCTCTACAACGTCACCGACGACATCATGGTCATGTACGCCGGTCAGGTGGTCGAGATCGGTTCGGCGGACCAGACGGTCTTCGACCCCATTCACCCGTATGCCAGAGCACTGATGGGCTCGATCATCGTCCCGGAAAAAGGGGTGCGGAATGCCAAGCTAACCGCGATCCCGGGGACGCCGCCGAATCTCAAGAACCCGCCTTCGGGATGCCGGTTCGCAGAGCGGTGCAAGTACGTCAGGCCAGAATGCAGGACGACTTCGGTCAGCCTCCGAGATGTTGGAGGCGGCCGCGCCTACCGCTGTATCATACCGGAAGCAGAGTTGAGAGAGATTTATAAGAATGAATCATGA
- a CDS encoding endo alpha-1,4 polygalactosaminidase, producing MIRLLLVGLLLTLTLGAGAQDNGAATVTGRNWAAVNDYIVQLQRARANRLAPTAYDLVISDIAMAGGSSDVLDALRDSEGGPKLVVAYMSIGQAAQFQYYWQSGWSHENGTWPEWADDFDGFWAGDVWVQYWHPGWQDIIVSGPDAYIDRIIDAGFDGVLLDRVDAATYYEQAGRESAYEDMVDFVLAIAAHARERSPGFGIFTINGEDIPLRYPDSGYMDAVTGILVESLYYGYPTDHRAAPEDWTALREADLDQWVDAGKLVLTVDYTRFQEQIDAAYARSSARGYIPYVSDRGLSRLFIYDGHEPD from the coding sequence ATGATACGTCTGCTTCTGGTTGGCCTGCTGCTTACGCTCACGCTGGGCGCCGGCGCGCAGGATAACGGCGCCGCGACGGTCACAGGGCGCAATTGGGCGGCCGTGAATGACTACATCGTTCAGCTCCAGCGTGCGCGTGCCAACCGGCTCGCGCCGACCGCATACGACCTGGTCATCTCGGATATTGCGATGGCCGGCGGCAGTTCGGACGTACTCGACGCGCTGCGCGACAGCGAAGGCGGCCCCAAGCTGGTCGTCGCCTATATGAGCATCGGTCAGGCCGCGCAGTTCCAATACTACTGGCAGTCCGGCTGGTCGCATGAGAACGGCACCTGGCCGGAATGGGCCGACGACTTCGACGGCTTCTGGGCTGGCGACGTCTGGGTGCAGTACTGGCATCCGGGCTGGCAGGACATCATCGTTTCCGGGCCGGACGCCTATATCGACCGCATCATCGACGCCGGTTTCGATGGCGTCCTGCTCGACCGCGTAGACGCCGCGACCTACTACGAACAGGCTGGACGTGAGTCGGCCTACGAGGACATGGTCGACTTTGTGCTGGCCATCGCCGCGCACGCGCGTGAGCGTTCGCCGGGATTTGGCATCTTCACGATCAACGGCGAAGATATCCCGCTGCGCTACCCTGACTCGGGCTATATGGACGCCGTGACCGGAATACTGGTGGAAAGCCTGTACTATGGCTACCCGACCGATCATCGCGCGGCACCTGAAGACTGGACGGCGCTGCGCGAGGCTGATCTTGACCAGTGGGTCGATGCCGGCAAGCTGGTGCTAACGGTCGACTATACCCGTTTTCAGGAACAGATCGACGCTGCCTATGCGCGCTCCTCCGCCCGCGGCTATATCCCGTATGTGTCCGATCGCGGCTTGAGCAGGCTGTTCATTTATGACGGCCACGAACCGGACTGA
- a CDS encoding carbohydrate ABC transporter permease: MSQIELSATGILDKPAANRHGTPWGSIGKNTLIYSILIAGCIITLIPFVWTILASFKSHAEIIDPAQRTFLPQNFTFDNYTTIFNDPTLPLGRFYANSLFVALSNVAIHTFTSALFGYVFAKFNFRFKRLIFAYILATLMIPFQLTMIPSYLILLEFDLTNNLLGLVALSWFNAFGIFLMRQFMMSIPDELLDAARVDGASEWQIFLRIVVPQVLPALATFGVLVFISNWNAYLWPLIVLQDVEVRTLPIILTWYNDRHTSNLGLQMAASILIVMPILVVYLFLQRWVVRGFTLSGLKG; this comes from the coding sequence ATGAGCCAGATCGAATTGAGCGCAACCGGCATCCTGGATAAACCGGCAGCCAATCGCCACGGCACGCCGTGGGGCAGCATCGGAAAGAACACCCTGATCTACAGCATACTCATCGCGGGCTGCATTATCACGCTGATCCCGTTTGTGTGGACGATCCTCGCCTCTTTCAAGTCTCATGCCGAAATCATCGATCCGGCGCAGCGCACCTTTCTTCCTCAGAACTTTACGTTCGACAACTACACGACGATCTTCAACGACCCCACCCTGCCACTGGGACGCTTTTACGCCAACAGCCTGTTTGTCGCGTTGAGCAACGTCGCGATACACACCTTCACCAGTGCGCTGTTCGGCTATGTGTTCGCCAAGTTCAACTTCCGTTTCAAGCGCCTGATTTTCGCCTATATTCTTGCCACGCTGATGATCCCGTTTCAGCTCACCATGATTCCCTCGTATCTGATCCTGCTCGAATTCGACCTGACCAACAATCTGCTCGGGCTGGTCGCGCTAAGCTGGTTCAATGCGTTCGGCATCTTCCTGATGCGCCAGTTCATGATGAGCATCCCTGACGAGCTGTTGGACGCGGCGCGCGTCGACGGCGCTTCCGAGTGGCAAATCTTCCTGCGGATCGTCGTTCCGCAGGTGCTCCCCGCCCTCGCCACGTTCGGCGTGCTGGTATTCATCTCCAACTGGAACGCCTATCTGTGGCCGCTGATCGTGCTGCAGGATGTTGAGGTGCGCACCCTGCCGATCATTCTCACCTGGTACAACGACCGGCACACCAGCAATCTCGGCCTGCAGATGGCTGCCTCGATCCTGATCGTGATGCCCATTCTGGTCGTCTACCTGTTCCTGCAGCGCTGGGTCGTGCGCGGATTCACTCTGAGCGGCCTGAAAGGATGA
- a CDS encoding sugar ABC transporter permease, whose product MENVDLQAFTLYWLVMWAALGSAITPLVFDHKHRSPWRGAVLGLGVGVISGQLFGRLILSALLPSLPDAATWLSMLGGLVLLVPLWIAVTPVEQRSPQHQGFIAGTITPLTFYLLLLSVLPLAWAILLAFFDYSPRRVGGPILGLGGENPFVGLQYFQTMLTGDGRDGMIFHNSLRNTLLFTALVVPLNMLITIPLATLIESVHSAFKTIFRMIYFLPVVTSSVGVAVMWGYIYNTQYGLLNEVLSNFGVTPIGWLQDPRANILGIPAALLAVVVAYLWQDFGYNLVIFIAALQNIPDSLKEAARVDGASPIQVFWNITLPLLRPTILVTSVLTVISSFQVFDLIQVMTQGGPGRVGQTRVLVLDIYENAFRFEKMGWAAAISVAMFLVVALLTVVQTRVLRSRWEY is encoded by the coding sequence ATGGAAAATGTAGATCTGCAAGCCTTCACGTTGTACTGGCTGGTGATGTGGGCCGCGCTCGGCAGCGCGATCACACCGCTCGTATTCGACCACAAACACCGCTCGCCGTGGCGCGGCGCAGTGCTCGGCCTCGGGGTCGGTGTGATCTCCGGCCAGCTATTCGGCCGCCTGATCCTGTCGGCGCTGCTGCCATCCCTGCCCGACGCGGCAACCTGGTTAAGTATGCTCGGAGGGCTGGTGCTGCTGGTCCCCCTCTGGATTGCCGTTACACCGGTAGAGCAGCGTTCGCCGCAGCATCAGGGCTTCATCGCCGGCACCATCACGCCGCTCACCTTCTACCTGCTGCTCCTGAGCGTCCTGCCTCTCGCCTGGGCCATCCTGCTCGCCTTCTTCGACTACAGCCCACGCCGAGTTGGCGGTCCGATCCTCGGCCTCGGCGGCGAGAATCCGTTCGTCGGCCTGCAATACTTCCAGACCATGCTCACCGGCGATGGCCGAGACGGCATGATTTTCCACAACAGCCTGCGCAACACCCTGCTGTTTACCGCGCTGGTCGTGCCGCTCAACATGCTGATCACGATCCCCCTGGCAACGTTGATCGAGTCCGTTCACAGCGCCTTCAAGACCATCTTCCGCATGATTTACTTCCTGCCGGTCGTCACCTCGTCCGTCGGCGTGGCTGTGATGTGGGGCTACATCTATAACACCCAGTACGGCCTGCTCAACGAAGTCCTCTCGAACTTTGGCGTGACACCGATAGGTTGGCTGCAAGACCCCCGCGCCAATATCCTCGGCATCCCGGCCGCATTGCTCGCGGTGGTTGTCGCTTATCTGTGGCAGGACTTCGGCTATAACCTCGTGATATTTATTGCGGCGCTGCAAAATATCCCCGACAGCCTCAAGGAAGCCGCGCGTGTCGACGGCGCATCGCCGATCCAGGTGTTTTGGAACATCACGCTGCCTCTGCTTCGCCCTACCATTCTCGTAACCTCGGTGCTGACCGTGATTTCCTCGTTCCAGGTCTTCGACCTGATTCAGGTCATGACACAGGGCGGCCCCGGCCGCGTCGGCCAGACTCGCGTGCTGGTACTCGACATTTACGAAAACGCCTTCCGCTTCGAGAAGATGGGTTGGGCCGCCGCCATTTCGGTGGCGATGTTCCTCGTCGTCGCTCTCCTTACCGTCGTCCAGACCCGCGTACTGCGTTCGCGGTGGGAGTACTAG
- a CDS encoding ABC transporter substrate-binding protein → MKFRRSMIIMLILAVAMAIAPVAAIAQDTLPRNETLYFNGQQWGSVVGWNPYSSNNNNAMAIAQQDNARVLMFETPYLYNMLDGQVYPLLAAGPFAWNDARTELTFSINPAAAWSDDTPVTAEDVAYTWATHVAYSTPTASANIDYIEDIVAADTHTVVIKAKLNADGAAVNPLLVQAYVSTNYVNQKAWTQTLEARAANDATALLADTAEDVVASGPYMKYFADDSKVVLVRDDGYWGQDASMWGKLPVPKYLAHNIFKDNAAGTTALKSGEVDISQQFNSNVQDLWLVDGLPISTYLPEAPYGIGASLPTAFFNLNSPGLDNVAVRKAIAMAVDYPTIIANAMTNQSATFEQVPRSLMNPTAGEQALYNHEAVADLQWVGNDIEGAKALLDEAGIVDTDGDGWRELDGQKLSYVATCPNGWSDWQAAIEVVAAAGAEIGIDITSNFPEWSVYQTVVTKSDAPLQDGYDIFMMWSDGAGPTQPWSRMRKMLSSEFNGMASNWNGNWGGYANAEADALIQAIPTETDAAKLSEMYTELVRIYLTDVPSFTLMYRPQSFHTVNESVWTNFPYDGDGTNPPVPPLDLMDGWSVAGLYNLELVNP, encoded by the coding sequence ATGAAGTTTAGACGTTCTATGATCATCATGTTAATTCTCGCAGTAGCGATGGCGATTGCTCCTGTGGCGGCAATTGCCCAGGACACGCTGCCCCGCAACGAAACACTGTATTTCAACGGGCAGCAGTGGGGTTCGGTCGTCGGTTGGAATCCGTATTCGAGCAATAACAACAACGCGATGGCCATCGCACAGCAGGACAATGCGCGCGTCCTGATGTTTGAGACACCATATCTCTATAATATGCTCGACGGTCAGGTTTACCCGCTGCTGGCCGCAGGCCCGTTTGCATGGAACGATGCCCGCACCGAACTGACGTTCAGTATCAATCCGGCTGCCGCCTGGAGTGACGACACTCCGGTGACCGCGGAAGATGTGGCCTATACCTGGGCGACCCACGTCGCTTACAGCACGCCGACCGCCTCTGCCAATATCGACTACATCGAAGATATCGTCGCGGCCGACACACATACCGTCGTGATCAAGGCGAAACTGAACGCAGACGGCGCAGCAGTTAACCCGCTGTTGGTTCAGGCGTATGTCAGCACGAATTACGTCAACCAGAAGGCCTGGACCCAGACGCTTGAAGCCCGGGCAGCCAATGATGCGACGGCGCTGCTGGCCGACACGGCCGAAGATGTGGTCGCCTCTGGTCCGTATATGAAGTACTTCGCCGATGACTCCAAGGTCGTCCTCGTTCGCGACGACGGCTACTGGGGCCAGGACGCGAGCATGTGGGGCAAGCTGCCCGTACCGAAATACCTTGCCCACAATATTTTCAAGGATAACGCCGCCGGTACCACCGCGCTGAAGTCGGGCGAAGTGGATATCAGCCAGCAGTTCAACTCGAACGTTCAGGATCTGTGGCTGGTGGACGGCTTGCCCATCTCCACGTACCTGCCGGAAGCCCCGTACGGTATCGGCGCGAGCCTGCCGACCGCATTCTTCAACCTGAATTCACCGGGCCTGGACAATGTGGCCGTGCGGAAAGCGATCGCGATGGCGGTCGACTATCCGACGATCATCGCCAACGCCATGACCAACCAGTCGGCCACCTTCGAGCAGGTTCCGCGCTCGCTGATGAACCCGACCGCTGGTGAACAGGCGCTGTACAACCACGAAGCCGTTGCAGACCTGCAGTGGGTTGGCAACGACATCGAAGGCGCCAAGGCGCTGCTCGACGAAGCCGGTATCGTGGATACCGATGGCGACGGCTGGCGTGAGCTTGATGGCCAGAAGCTGAGCTACGTCGCGACCTGCCCGAACGGCTGGTCGGACTGGCAGGCTGCGATTGAAGTCGTGGCGGCCGCTGGTGCAGAAATCGGTATCGACATCACCAGCAACTTCCCTGAGTGGTCGGTATACCAGACCGTCGTCACCAAGTCAGATGCCCCGCTGCAGGATGGCTACGACATCTTCATGATGTGGAGCGATGGCGCTGGTCCGACGCAGCCGTGGAGCCGCATGCGCAAGATGCTCAGCTCTGAATTCAACGGCATGGCGAGCAACTGGAACGGCAACTGGGGCGGTTACGCCAATGCCGAGGCCGATGCCTTGATCCAGGCGATCCCCACCGAGACCGACGCGGCGAAGCTAAGCGAAATGTACACGGAACTGGTCCGGATTTACCTGACCGATGTCCCGTCGTTCACGCTGATGTACCGCCCGCAGTCGTTCCACACCGTGAACGAGAGCGTATGGACGAACTTCCCGTATGACGGCGACGGCACCAACCCGCCTGTCCCGCCGCTCGATCTGATGGATGGCTGGAGCGTGGCCGGTCTGTATAATCTGGAACTGGTCAACCCCTAG
- a CDS encoding glycoside hydrolase family 3 C-terminal domain-containing protein: MASNIQHLLEQMTLEEKISLLAGASAWRTVPIERLGIPAIKVTDGPNGARGDSSFAGGLPSAAFPVGVALAATWNTDLIEKIGNALGEEVKSKAAHVLLAPTVNIHRSPLNGRNFECYSEDPFLAARIAVAYVKGVQSQGVGATIKHFIGNESEFERMTISSEIGERALREIYLPPFRAAVREAKVWAIMSSYNSLNGVHCSANAYTLQQILRDEWGFDGIVMSDWFGTRTTGQAVNAGLDLEMPGPTHWRGESLLRAVQAGEVTEEKINERALNILRLIERVGAFEETAPREEQANDRPEHRALIRRAGAESAVLLKNEAVLPIRPEKVKTIAIIGPNAKTAQIMGAGSAQFQPHYAVSPFEGIQARAGDTYSLEYALGCTNFRRLPVPKPEQAYTLAYFNNADLTGEPVVSESTRSLEQMWMFGNLPAEVNPNEFSARLSGEMIAGISGTHRFSVACGGKARLYVNSRLVADNWTDPNKEPFLFGSGSDEVFGTVTCQAGDKLAIRVEFSSPAGQFLSAVRVGYQEPIVGDPIAQAAAIAGAADIALVFVGLSSEWESEGYDRPDLELVKEQNALVSAVAAANPATVVVLQTGSPVTMPWFGEVAAVLQAWYPGQECGNAIADVLFGDVSPSGKLPQTYPVRLEDNPAYLNYPGDNDRVFYGEGIFVGYRYYDRKKIAPALPFGHGLSYGVFSYSDLRLSRAALTPDQSTTLSIAVTNSGDFRGQEVVQVYVRDVKSSVLRPEKELKGFAKVDLAPGETKTVEIVLDRESFAFYHDGQQRWMVEAGEFEVLVGSSSADIRLRASLTMLEAAAFEGRGHTHYHLDTPLVKLLQDDRVRKVFETHMPDLLTKGSGGAFGGDMSINGLKAMSGGFSDEQLAGIGRLLEHISD, translated from the coding sequence ATGGCAAGCAACATCCAACACCTCCTGGAGCAAATGACGCTCGAAGAGAAGATATCGCTGCTCGCAGGCGCATCCGCCTGGAGAACGGTGCCGATTGAGCGGCTGGGAATCCCGGCGATCAAGGTCACCGATGGGCCAAACGGCGCGCGCGGCGACAGCTCGTTTGCGGGCGGGTTGCCTTCGGCCGCCTTTCCGGTTGGTGTGGCACTGGCGGCGACGTGGAACACTGACCTGATCGAGAAGATCGGCAACGCGCTGGGCGAGGAAGTCAAGTCGAAGGCGGCGCACGTGCTGCTGGCTCCGACGGTTAATATCCACCGTTCGCCGCTGAATGGCCGCAACTTCGAGTGTTATTCGGAAGACCCGTTCCTGGCCGCCCGAATCGCGGTCGCCTATGTCAAGGGCGTGCAGTCGCAAGGGGTGGGCGCGACGATCAAGCATTTCATCGGTAACGAGTCCGAGTTCGAGCGCATGACGATCAGCAGCGAGATCGGCGAGCGCGCGCTGCGCGAAATCTACCTACCGCCGTTCAGGGCGGCGGTGCGCGAGGCGAAGGTATGGGCGATCATGTCGTCCTATAACTCGCTCAACGGGGTTCATTGCAGCGCGAATGCCTATACCCTTCAGCAAATCCTGCGCGACGAGTGGGGTTTCGACGGCATCGTGATGTCGGACTGGTTCGGTACACGGACGACAGGACAGGCGGTCAACGCCGGGCTTGACCTGGAAATGCCCGGCCCCACACACTGGCGCGGGGAAAGCCTGCTGCGGGCGGTTCAAGCTGGCGAGGTCACGGAAGAAAAGATCAACGAGCGTGCGCTGAACATCCTGCGGCTGATCGAGCGGGTGGGGGCGTTCGAGGAGACCGCACCCCGCGAAGAACAGGCGAACGACAGGCCGGAGCACCGTGCATTGATCCGGCGGGCGGGCGCGGAGTCAGCGGTCCTGCTCAAGAATGAGGCCGTGCTGCCGATTCGACCGGAGAAGGTCAAGACAATCGCGATTATCGGCCCGAATGCCAAGACCGCGCAGATAATGGGCGCCGGGAGCGCGCAGTTCCAGCCGCATTACGCCGTGTCGCCATTCGAGGGGATTCAGGCGCGTGCTGGCGACACGTACAGCCTGGAGTACGCGCTCGGATGCACGAACTTCCGCCGTCTGCCTGTTCCCAAGCCGGAACAAGCGTACACGCTGGCGTATTTCAATAATGCCGATTTGACCGGGGAGCCGGTCGTCAGCGAGTCCACGCGGTCGCTGGAGCAGATGTGGATGTTCGGCAATCTGCCCGCGGAGGTCAACCCCAACGAGTTTTCCGCGCGCCTTAGCGGCGAGATGATCGCCGGCATCAGCGGTACTCACCGGTTTTCGGTGGCGTGTGGCGGCAAGGCGCGTTTGTATGTCAACAGCAGACTGGTGGCGGACAACTGGACGGACCCGAACAAAGAACCGTTCCTGTTCGGCTCCGGCTCAGACGAGGTCTTTGGCACGGTCACGTGTCAGGCCGGAGACAAGCTGGCGATCCGGGTTGAATTCAGCAGTCCGGCAGGGCAATTCCTCTCGGCGGTGCGGGTTGGCTATCAGGAACCGATTGTTGGAGACCCGATTGCACAGGCCGCGGCGATTGCAGGAGCAGCGGATATCGCGCTGGTGTTCGTCGGGCTGTCATCGGAATGGGAGTCTGAAGGCTATGACCGGCCAGACCTCGAACTGGTCAAGGAACAGAACGCACTGGTGAGCGCGGTGGCGGCGGCGAACCCGGCTACAGTCGTTGTGCTGCAAACCGGATCACCGGTGACGATGCCGTGGTTTGGCGAGGTGGCGGCCGTATTGCAGGCGTGGTATCCCGGCCAGGAGTGCGGCAACGCCATCGCGGACGTACTGTTCGGCGATGTTTCGCCGTCGGGCAAGCTGCCGCAGACCTATCCGGTGCGGCTGGAGGACAACCCGGCGTACCTAAATTACCCGGGAGATAATGACCGCGTCTTTTACGGCGAAGGTATCTTCGTCGGCTACCGCTATTACGACCGGAAGAAGATCGCGCCCGCACTGCCGTTCGGCCACGGCCTGTCGTATGGCGTGTTCAGCTACAGCGACCTGCGCCTGAGCCGTGCCGCGCTCACGCCGGATCAATCGACGACGCTGTCGATAGCAGTCACCAATTCCGGCGATTTCAGGGGTCAGGAGGTCGTGCAAGTGTACGTGCGGGATGTGAAGTCCAGCGTGCTGCGACCCGAGAAGGAACTGAAGGGCTTCGCCAAGGTTGATCTGGCGCCAGGCGAGACGAAAACGGTCGAGATCGTGCTGGACCGCGAGTCTTTTGCGTTCTATCACGACGGGCAGCAGCGCTGGATGGTCGAGGCCGGCGAGTTCGAGGTGCTGGTCGGCAGTTCGTCAGCAGACATCCGGCTGCGTGCCAGCCTGACGATGCTCGAAGCAGCAGCCTTCGAGGGACGCGGACACACCCACTACCATCTGGATACGCCGCTGGTCAAACTGCTGCAGGATGATCGCGTACGTAAGGTTTTCGAGACGCACATGCCGGACCTGCTCACAAAGGGATCAGGCGGCGCGTTTGGCGGCGATATGTCGATCAACGGGCTGAAGGCGATGAGCGGCGGATTTAGCGATGAGCAGTTGGCCGGCATCGGAAGGCTGCTGGAACATATCAGCGATTGA